From the genome of Thunnus thynnus chromosome 1, fThuThy2.1, whole genome shotgun sequence, one region includes:
- the lctla gene encoding lactase-like a isoform X1: MLQWCVLRPYHVLALVLCVAASEDFDWTKNERTSFYYGTFPTGFSWGAGSSAYQTEGAWNIDGKGMSIWDTFSHKKGKIYSNDTGDSSCEGYYKFKDDIALMKDMKLNHYRFSISWPRILPSGMKGDHINEKGIKYYDDLINMLLSNKITPIVTLYHWDLPQVLQEKYGGWQNVSMVNYFNDFANLCFERFGNRVKYWITFNNPWSIAVDGFETGEHAPGMKLKGTGAYKVAHNIIKAHAKVWHTYDIQWRSKQKGLVGISLTADWGEPVDITNQRDIEAAERYIQFYLGWFATPIFNGDYPQVMKDYIGRKSGQQGLGASRLPVFSPQEKSYIKGTCDFLGLGHFTTRYITQKNFPSGLGDSYFADRDLAELVDPEWPDPGSEWLYSVPWGFRRLLNFVKTQYGNPMIYVTENGVSEKMLCTDLCDDWRMQYFKDYINEMLKALKDGVNVKGYTAWSLLDNFEWDEGYSERFGLYYVDFRNKNKPRYPKASVQYYKRIISSNGFPNQREVESWKRKAIETCSSSNQLLAADPLIGHMEMVTEIVVPTVCTLCILLSAVFLMFLLRGRF, encoded by the exons ATGCTGCAGTGGTGCGTCCTGAGGCCGTACCATGTGCTTGCACTGGTGCTGTGCGTGGCAGCCAGTGAGGACTTCGACTGGACGAAGAACGAGAGAACGTCTTTCTACTATGGCACCTTCCCGACTG GTTTCTCGTGGGGAGCCGGCAGCTCCGCCTATCAGACCGAAGGAGCGTGGAACATAGACGGGAAAGGAATGAGCATCTGGGATACGTTCTCccacaaaaagggaaaaatataCTCAAATGACACGGGAGACTCCTCGTGCGAGGGCTACTATAAATTCAAG gaTGATATCGCCTTGATGAAGGACATGAAGTTGAATCATTATCGTTTCTCCATTTCCTGGCCAAGGATTTTACCCAGCGGAATGAaag GTGACCACATCAACGAGAAAGGAATCAAATATTACGACGACCTGATTAACATGCTGCTGTCCAACAAGATCACACCCATCGTAACTCTGTACCACTGGGATTTACCGCAG GTCTTACAGGAGAAATACGGTGGCTGGCAGAACGTCAGCATGGTGAACTACTTCAACGACTTTGCCAACTTATGCTTTGAAAGATTTGGAAACAGAGTGAAATACTGGATCACTTTCAACAACCCGTGG TCCATTGCTGTGGATGGATTTGAAACAGGAGAACATGCACCCGGAATGAAGTTGAAGGGAACGGGAGCTTACAAAGTTGCTCACAACATCATCAAG GCACATGCTAAGGTCTGGCACACGTACGACATACAGTGGAGAAGCAAACAGAAAG gcctGGTTGGAATCTCACTGACGGCTGACTGGGGTGAACCGGTGGACATCACCAACCAGAGGGACATTGAAGCAGCGGAGAGATACATCCAGTTCTACTTGGGATGGTTTGCTACTCCCATCTTCAACGGAGACTACCCTCAGGTCATGAAAGATTACATCG GCAGGAAGAGCGGCCAGCAGGGCCTGGGAGCTTCGCGGCTGCCCGTCTTCTCGCCTCAGGAGAAGAGTTACATCAAGGGTACTTGTGACTTCCTGGGCCTCGGCCATTTCACGACCCGCTACATCACCCAGAAGAATTTCCCATCAGGCCTTGGGGACAGCTACTTTGCGGACCGTGACCTCGCTGAGCTGGTTGACCCGGAGTGGCCCGATCCCGGCTCTGAATGGCTCTACTCTGTTCCCTGGGGCTTCCGACGCTTGTTGAACTTTGTCAAG ACTCAGTACGGAAACCCCATGATCTATGTGACCGAAAACGGTGTTTCGGAGAAGATGCTCTGCACCGACCTCTGTGACGACTGGAGAATGCAGTACTTCAAGGACTACATCAACGAAATGCTCAAAG CGTTGAAGGATGGGGTGAACGTGAAGGGATACACAGCCTGGTCTCTCCTCGACAACTTCGAGTGGGACGAAGGATACTCAGAGAGGTTCGGACTCTACTACGTGGACTtcaggaacaaaaacaaaccgCGCTACCCGAAGGCTTCTGTCCAGTACTACAAACGCATCATCAGCTCTAATGGCTTCCCCAATCAGAGAGAG gTGGAGAGCTGGAAGAGGAAAGCCATAGAGACTTGTTCTTCCAGTAACCAGCTCCTGGCTGCAG ATCCGCTGATAGGCCACATGGAGATGGTGACAGAGATAGTGGTTCCCACTGTGTGCACACTCTGCATCCTCCTCAGCGCAGTCTTCCTCATGTTCCTGCTGCGTGGACGCTtctga
- the tipin gene encoding TIMELESS-interacting protein — protein MVKQQKNGLHDVSDYDGMEDEAFPPLPPPQSPGLGGEDGGDPFTNGEEEGDVSKLAEVPAAKRKGVKRPQPKLDSNRLTSERGLPALRTLFDNVHFKGKGHEAENLRLLMQKMENWAHRLFPKLQFEDFIDKVEKLGNKKEVQTCLKRIRLDMPLTHEDFMGEEDAAPESNIFGDPDPFSRGSFPDELIHSTPAPAAPPTPAAAPSPAATSPTAPSLTEEQRQRMELNRRRALERRLARQQQQTDPTDSRPADSSLSADEPSSVSSSNVLNDSKHQQEDEEEDEEGFNPQPISSSTQQPDQLSPKDSEPSEPPTQSETTETRTSTSTSTSPVHQPSNDCEEED, from the exons ATGGTCAAACAGCAGAAGAACGGTTTGCACGACGTTTCTGACTACGACGGCATGGAGGATGAagctttccctcctctccctccacctcAGTCCCCGGGTCTGGGAGGAGAAGACGGGGGAGACCCTTTTACTAATG GTGAGGAAGAGGGTGACGTGTCGAAGCTGGCTGAGGTTCCTGCTGCTAAAAGGAAAGGAGTGAAGAGGCCGCAGCCCAAACTGGACTCTAACAG GCTGACGTCAGAACGAGGACTTCCAGCTCTGCGGACGCTGTTCGACAACGTTCATTTTAAAGGCAAAGGCCACGAG GCGGAGAACCTGCGGCTGCTGATGCAGAAGATGGAGAACTGGGCTCACAGGTTGTTCCCCAAACTGCAGTTTGAAGACTTCATCGACAAGGTGGAGAAACTCGGCAACAAGAAGGAAGTGCAG ACTTGTCTGAAACGGATCCGACTGGACATGCCGCTGACGCACGAAGACTTTATGG GTGAAGAAGACGCGGCTCCTGAATCAAACATCTTTGGGGATCCGGATCCGTTCAGCAGAGGGAGCTTCCCCGATGAGCTGATCCACTCCACCCCGGCTCCAGCAGCTCCGCCTACACCGGCCGCCGCCCCCTCCCCCGCTGCCACCTCCCCCACCGCCCCCTCCCTGACTGAGGAGCAGCGCCAACGCATGGAGCTGAACAGACGGCGAGCTCTGGAGAGGAGGCTCGCCcgccagcagcagcaaacag ACCCGACAGACTCTCGGCCCGCTGACTCGTCTCTGTCAGCAGACGAACCTTCATCAGTCTCGTCTTCAAACGTCCTCAACGACTCTAAACATCagcaggaggatgaagaggaggatgaggagggttTCAACCcgcagccaatcagcagcagcactcaACAACCAGACCAGCTTTCACCCAAAGACTCTGAACCTTCTGAGCCGCCGACACAGTCTGAGACAACAGAGACCAGAACCAGCACCAGTACCAGCACCAGCCCCGTCCATCAGCCCAGCAACGACTGTGAGGAGGAAGATTAA
- the dis3l gene encoding DIS3-like exonuclease 1: protein MIKTERILHLKSCRGRKVRVVREHYLREKVPCYSSLCQADCVNDGKLLPGDLIHYVVPDVGVVVDYLEILELRELQGIVFTQTACQGVQHSKGRRQYNRLRNLLKDPRHDCVLFANEFQEYAYCPREKGESQEKWQTRCVYSAAVWYYNHLAGMMDVVMITEDQDAVAQYSCLNSGVYVISVQDYLQNFWQELQAAHELYSSISQTLQEKESVSTEKEFTEHLPAEVLEAGIKSGRYTQGTLNVNKYRSQNEASVRPEGFTNKSTDLSREVLVYGNKNRNRAVHGDTVVVELLPKSEWKGKVTALTEGQGEEKNGEDNDSKPMPTGRVVGILQRNWRDYVVTFPLRDGTQSQSRNSQRILAVPWDNRIPKIRISTQQAEALQDHRVVVRIDSWESTSLYPNGHSVRVLGRAGELETEIQTILIENSINVPPFSDAQLKEMPVNSPEKPWKVDPAQATERRDLRKSHLVFSIDPKGCEDVDDTLSVRSLAGGTLLELGVHIADVTHFVAKGSLTDLEARSRATTYYLADRRYDMLPAVLSSDLCSLLGGVDRYAMSVLWELDAQTLAVNKVWYGRTLIRSSYQLHYELAQALLNGEQAEVPELARLGSEEKDTKLAELTQALERLTHVARHLRAHRDRGGALELEGVEVRAQLDKEKNITALVPRQPLEVHETVAECMIYANHWVARKIQEAFPHQALLRLHPPPRVEFFSQLVESANARGFTIDTSSNKALAESLDAAVDPQDPQVNRMLRMMATHAMSQALYFSTGALPQEMFYHYGLALDFYTHFTSPIRRYADIVVHRLLTAAIAMDKGSSSSEALDSNRELEEISHHINSRNRAAQRAQNLSVQLFQCLYFKDRDPQTDQCCVADALIYSIRDDGVLVFVAQYGVKGPVYMKNREGQVVAAGEDGSCEWQSGSVRRYSDHITTTSGCGTSTFRLFDHITVRISVQSSRCHADSLNLEVISNKPHRSAEPQQPQQHQGRSQLVQEVVRQAEEASQQAQEKAARRPKLSREEREFSQSKSPNLYLLLEEIRELALMDPRLTAQVCASTA, encoded by the exons ATGGGAAGCTGTTGCCGGGAGACCTGATCCACTACGTGGTGCCTGATGTCGGGGTGGTGGTCGACTACCTGGAGATCTTGGAGTTAAGAGAGCTGCAGGGCATCGTCTTCACCCAGACCGCCTGCCAGGGCGTGCAGCACAGCAAAGGACGCAG GCAATACAACCGTCTGCGAAACCTGCTGAAAGACCCTCGACACGACTGTGTGCTGTTTGCCAATGAATTTCAAGAGTACGCCTACTGTCCGCGAGAGAAGGGGGAGAGTCAGGAGAAGTGGCAGACCAG gtgtgtgtactCTGCAGCGGTATGGTACTATAACCACCTGGCAGGTATGATGGATGTAGTGATGATCACAGAGGACCAGGACGCCGTGGCTCAATACAGCTGCCTCAACTCTGGAGTGTACGTCATCTCCGTCCAG GATTATCTGCAAAACTTCTGGCAGGAGCTGCAGGCAGCCCATGAGCTGTACAGCTCCATTTCCCAGACGCTACAAGAGAAGGAGAGCGTGAGCACAGAGAAGGAGTTCACTGAACATCTGCCAGCTGAAGTCCTGGAGGCTGGTATCAAATCTGGACGCTACACTCAG GGTACTCTGAATGTCAACAAGTACCGGTCACAGAATGAAGCTTCAGTCAGGCCGGAGGGTTTCACTAACAAGAGCACAG ATCTGAGCAGGGAGGTGTTGGTGTACGGTAATAAGAATCGTAACAGGGCTGTGCACGGCGACACGGTCGTGGTGGAGTTGTTGCCGAAGAGTGAGTGGAAAGGGAAGGTAACAGCGCTGACCGAGGGACAGGGGGAGGAGAAGAACGGAGAGGACAACGACAGTAAACCCATGCCTACAG GCCGCGTCGTGGGGATCCTGCAGAGGAACTGGAGGGACTACGTGGTAACTTTCCCTCTCAGGGACGGGACTCAGTCCCAGAGCAGGAATTCCCAGCGTATCCTGGCTGTTCCCTGGGACAATCGCATCCCAAAGATCCGCATCAGCACGCAGCAGGCTGAGGCTCTGCAG GACCACAGAGTGGTGGTGCGCATCGACTCATGGGAAAGCACGTCGCTCTATCCGAACGGACACAGTGTGCGGGTTCTGGGTCGGGCTGGAGAGCTTGAGACGGAGATCCAGACTATCCTCATAGAGAACAGCATCAACGTGCCTCCGTTCTCAGACGCACAG CTGAAAGAGATGCCCGTCAACTCTCCTGAGAAGCCGTGGAAGGTGGATCCCGCTCAGGCGACGGAGCGACGGGACCTCAGGAAGAGTCACCTGGTGTTCAGCATCGACCCGAAGGGCTGCGAGGACGTAGACGACACGCTGTCGGTACGCAGCCTCGCCGGAGGGACGCTGCTGGAGCTGGGGGTCCACATCGCTGACGTCACCCACTTCGTCGCTAAGGGCTCACTCACTGACTTGGAGGCACGTTCGAG AGCTACGACCTACTACCTGGCAGACCGCAGGTACGACATGCTGCCTGCTGTCCTCAGTTCAgacctctgctctctgctgggaGGAGTCGACAG GTATGCGATGAGCGTGCTCTGGGAGCTCGACGCACAGACCCTCGCTGTCAACAAGGTGTGGTACGGTCGCACGCTCATCCGCTCCTCCTACCAGCTGCACTATGAGCTGGCTCAGGCCCTGCTCAACGGAGAGCAGGCCGAGGTACCGGAGCTGGCTCGGCTCGGGTCTGAGGAGAAAGACACTAAGCTAGCTGAGCTCACCCAGGCTCTGGAGAGGCTGACACATGTAGCCAGACACCTCCGAGCACACAGGGACAGAGGGGGCGCGCTGGAACTGGAAGGGGTGGAG GTTCGCGCCCAGCTGGACAAGGAGAAGAACATCACAGCCCTGGTCCCCCGTCAGCCCCTGGAGGTCCACGAGACGGTGGCCGAGTGCATGATCTACGCCAACCACTGGGTGGCGCGCAAGATCCAGGAGGCCTTTCCTCATCAGGCTCTGCTGCGGCTCCACCCACCGCCACGGGTGGAGTTCTTCAGCCAGCTGGTGGAGAGCGCCAACGCCAGAGGCTTCACCATCGATACCAG TTCCAACAAGGCTTTAGCAGAGTCTCTGGACGCGGCCGTGGACCCGCAGGACCCGCAGGTGAACAGGATGCTGAGGATGATGGCCACCCACGCCATGTCTCAGGCTCTGTACTTCTCCACCGGCGCTCTGCCCCAAGAGATGTTCTACCATTACG gtTTGGCTCTGGACTTTTACACACACTTCACGTCTCCCATCCGTCGCTACGCCGACATCGTGGTCCACCGCCTCCTCACGGCGGCCATCGCCATGGACAAAGGGTCGAGCTCCAGCGAAGCGTTAGACAGTAACAGAGAACTGGAAGAAATTTCTCACCACATCAACAGCAGGAACAGG GCAGCCCAGCGCGCCCAGAATTTGTCGGTGCAGTTGTTTCAGTGTCTGTACTTCAAAGACAGAGACCCTCAGACAGACCAGTGCTGCGTGGCTGACGCTCTGATCTACTCCATCCGTGACGACGGCGTGTTGGTGTTTGTCGCACA GTACGGTGTGAAGGGGCCGGTGTACATGAAGAATCGAGAGGGTCAGGTTGTGGCTGCCGGAGAGGACGGCAGCTGCGAGTGGCAGAGCGGCTCCGTGCGACGATATTCGGACCACATCACCACCACCTCCGGCTGCGGCACCTCCACCTTCAGACTGTTTGACCACATCACT GTTCGTATTTCCGTCCAGTCGTCACGTTGCCACGCGGACAGTCTGAACCTGGAGGTGATCAGCAACAAGCCCCACCGGAGCGCCGAGCcccagcagccccagcagcaccAGGGCCGCAGCCAGCTGGTCCAGGAGGTGGTGCGTCAGGCCGAGGAGGCGTCCCAGCAGGCTCAGGAGAAAGCCGCCCGACGACCCAAACTctccagagaggagagagagttcTCCCAGAGCAAAAGCCCCAACCTGTACTTACTCCTGGAGGAGATCAGAGAGCTGGCCCTGATGGACCCGAGACTCACCGCACAGGTCTGCGCTTCAACGGCGTGA
- the lctla gene encoding lactase-like a isoform X2, producing the protein MLQWCVLRPYHVLALVLCVAASEDFDWTKNERTSFYYGTFPTGFSWGAGSSAYQTEGAWNIDGKGMSIWDTFSHKKGKIYSNDTGDSSCEGYYKFKDDIALMKDMKLNHYRFSISWPRILPSGMKGDHINEKGIKYYDDLINMLLSNKITPIVTLYHWDLPQVLQEKYGGWQNVSMVNYFNDFANLCFERFGNRVKYWITFNNPWSIAVDGFETGEHAPGMKLKGTGAYKVAHNIIKAHAKVWHTYDIQWRSKQKGLVGISLTADWGEPVDITNQRDIEAAERYIQFYLGWFATPIFNGDYPQVMKDYIGRKSGQQGLGASRLPVFSPQEKSYIKGTCDFLGLGHFTTRYITQKNFPSGLGDSYFADRDLAELVDPEWPDPGSEWLYSVPWGFRRLLNFVKTQYGNPMIYVTENGVSEKMLCTDLCDDWRMQYFKDYINEMLKALKDGVNVKGYTAWSLLDNFEWDEGYSERFGLYYVDFRNKNKPRYPKASVQYYKRIISSNGFPNQREVESWKRKAIETCSSSNQLLAAARRKSQGDQEHAGMQKAWPVHDEV; encoded by the exons ATGCTGCAGTGGTGCGTCCTGAGGCCGTACCATGTGCTTGCACTGGTGCTGTGCGTGGCAGCCAGTGAGGACTTCGACTGGACGAAGAACGAGAGAACGTCTTTCTACTATGGCACCTTCCCGACTG GTTTCTCGTGGGGAGCCGGCAGCTCCGCCTATCAGACCGAAGGAGCGTGGAACATAGACGGGAAAGGAATGAGCATCTGGGATACGTTCTCccacaaaaagggaaaaatataCTCAAATGACACGGGAGACTCCTCGTGCGAGGGCTACTATAAATTCAAG gaTGATATCGCCTTGATGAAGGACATGAAGTTGAATCATTATCGTTTCTCCATTTCCTGGCCAAGGATTTTACCCAGCGGAATGAaag GTGACCACATCAACGAGAAAGGAATCAAATATTACGACGACCTGATTAACATGCTGCTGTCCAACAAGATCACACCCATCGTAACTCTGTACCACTGGGATTTACCGCAG GTCTTACAGGAGAAATACGGTGGCTGGCAGAACGTCAGCATGGTGAACTACTTCAACGACTTTGCCAACTTATGCTTTGAAAGATTTGGAAACAGAGTGAAATACTGGATCACTTTCAACAACCCGTGG TCCATTGCTGTGGATGGATTTGAAACAGGAGAACATGCACCCGGAATGAAGTTGAAGGGAACGGGAGCTTACAAAGTTGCTCACAACATCATCAAG GCACATGCTAAGGTCTGGCACACGTACGACATACAGTGGAGAAGCAAACAGAAAG gcctGGTTGGAATCTCACTGACGGCTGACTGGGGTGAACCGGTGGACATCACCAACCAGAGGGACATTGAAGCAGCGGAGAGATACATCCAGTTCTACTTGGGATGGTTTGCTACTCCCATCTTCAACGGAGACTACCCTCAGGTCATGAAAGATTACATCG GCAGGAAGAGCGGCCAGCAGGGCCTGGGAGCTTCGCGGCTGCCCGTCTTCTCGCCTCAGGAGAAGAGTTACATCAAGGGTACTTGTGACTTCCTGGGCCTCGGCCATTTCACGACCCGCTACATCACCCAGAAGAATTTCCCATCAGGCCTTGGGGACAGCTACTTTGCGGACCGTGACCTCGCTGAGCTGGTTGACCCGGAGTGGCCCGATCCCGGCTCTGAATGGCTCTACTCTGTTCCCTGGGGCTTCCGACGCTTGTTGAACTTTGTCAAG ACTCAGTACGGAAACCCCATGATCTATGTGACCGAAAACGGTGTTTCGGAGAAGATGCTCTGCACCGACCTCTGTGACGACTGGAGAATGCAGTACTTCAAGGACTACATCAACGAAATGCTCAAAG CGTTGAAGGATGGGGTGAACGTGAAGGGATACACAGCCTGGTCTCTCCTCGACAACTTCGAGTGGGACGAAGGATACTCAGAGAGGTTCGGACTCTACTACGTGGACTtcaggaacaaaaacaaaccgCGCTACCCGAAGGCTTCTGTCCAGTACTACAAACGCATCATCAGCTCTAATGGCTTCCCCAATCAGAGAGAG gTGGAGAGCTGGAAGAGGAAAGCCATAGAGACTTGTTCTTCCAGTAACCAGCTCCTGGCTGCAG CTAGAAGAAAATCCCAGGGAGATCAGGAACATGCAGGAATGCAAAAGGCTTGGCCAGTGCATGATGAAGTTTAG